In Macadamia integrifolia cultivar HAES 741 chromosome 12, SCU_Mint_v3, whole genome shotgun sequence, the following are encoded in one genomic region:
- the LOC122058420 gene encoding threonine dehydratase biosynthetic, chloroplastic, whose translation MEALGFSPSHAQLLRSNRVNSIFTSSIRISSIEEKPQKKKKKSFVAATFVKGTPPQVSQTASSVISTEKTIQSSSSSTSPLKKYLPESLQYESGKLGGVPDGMVATDNDGSPSAPHYLIDILSSKVYDVAIESPLQYATKLSERIGVKVWLKREDLQSVFSFKLRGAYNMMAKLSKEQLAKGVICSSAGNHAQGVALSAKRLGCDAVIAMPVTTPEIKWKSVQKLGATVVLKGDTYDEAQAYAKKRGEEEGRTFIPPFDHPDVIVGQGTIGMEIVRQMQGPLHAIFVPVGGGGLIAGIASYVKAVRPEVKIIGVEPSDANAMALSLHHGERIMLEQVGGFADGVAVKVVGEETFRLCRELVDGVVLVSRDAICASIKDMFEEKRNILEPAGALALAGAEAYCKYYGLRDQSVVAITSGANMNFDRLRLVTELADVGRQREAVLATFMPEEPGSFKQFCKLVGQINITEFKYRFDASRKDALVLYSVGLHTASELREMMDRMDSSQLQTINLTNDDLVKDHLRHLMGGRSNLKNELLCRFIFPEKPGALMKFLDTFSPRWNISLFHYRGQGATGANVLVGIQVPSAEIDKFKDRANSLGYDYVIETNNKAFQLLMH comes from the exons ATGGAGGCTCTGGGTTTTTCTCCTTCACACGCGCAGCTGCTGCGTTCGAATCGCGTGAATTCTATCTTCACATCTTCCATTAGGATCTCATCAATAGAGGAGAAGccccagaagaagaagaagaaatcattcGTCGCTGCTACATTCGTGAAGGGAACGCCGCCTCAGGTCTCTCAGACAGCCTCGTCTGTTATCTCTACCGAGAAAACGATTCAgagctcttcttcttcaacttctcccCTGAAGAAGTACCTTCCCGAGTCTTTGCAATATGAAAGCGGCAAACTTGGTGGGGTACCGGACGGGATGGTGGCCACTGACAATGATGGGTCTCCCAGTGCTCCTCATTACTTGATCGATATACTTTCTTCCAAAGTTTACGACGTCGCTATCGAGTCGCCGTTGCAGTATGCAACGAAGCTGTCAGAGAGGATTGGCGTCAAAGTTTGGCTTAAGAGGGAGGATTTACAGtct GTTTTCTCATTTAAGCTGCGAGGAGCCTATAACATGATGGCCAAACTTTCGAAGGAGCAGTTGGCCAAGGGAGTCATTTGCTCATCTGCTGGTAACCATGCCCAAGGGGTTGCATTGTCTGCCAAGCGGTTGGGTTGTGATGCCGTGATTGCTATGCCTGTTACCACCCCAGAAATTAag TGGAAGTCAGTTCAGAAATTAGGTGCAACCGTTGTTCTTAAAGGGGACACCTATGATGAAGCACAAGCATATGCCAAAAAACGCGGTGAAGAGGAGGGTCGCACCTTCATACCTCCATTTGATCATCCGGATGTTATTGTTGGGCAGGGAACAATTGGGATGGAGATTGTGCGTCAAATGCAAGGCCCACTGCATGCCATCTTTGTGCCTGTGGGTGGTGGGGGGCTGATAGCTGGAATCGCCTCATATGTAAAGGCTGTTCGTCCAGAG GTGAAGATTATTGGGGTGGAGCCCTCTGATGCAAATGCTATGGCACTGTCGTTACATCATGGGGAGAGAATCATGTTGGAGCAGGTTGGAGGTTTTGCAGATGGTGTGGCTGTGAAGGTGGTTGGTGAAGAAACATTTCGCTTGTGCAGGGAGTTGGTTGATGGAGTGGTTCTTGTGAGTCGTGATGCTATCTGTGCGTCAATAAAG GACATGTttgaagagaagagaaacaTTCTGGAACCAGCGGGGGCTCTTGCATTAGCAGGAGCAGAAGCATATTGTAAATACTATGGCCTCAGGGATCAAAGTGTGGTAGCAATAACCAGTGGGGCAAATATGAATTTTGATAGATTAAGATTGGTCACTGAGCTTGCCGATGTTGGTAGGCAACGGGAGGCTGTCCTTGCAACTTTTATGCCTGAGGAGCCTGGAAGCTTTAAACAATTTTGTAAACTG GTGGGACAAATAAATATTACAGAGTTCAAATACAGATTTGATGCTTCTAGAAAAGATGCTCTTGTTTTGTACAG TGTTGGTCTGCATACTGCTTCTGAGCTCAGAGAGATGATGGATCGCATGGATTCTTCCCAACTTCAGACTATTAATCTCACAAATGATGATTTGGTTAAAGACCATCTACGGCACTTG ATGGGTGGCAGATCAAATCTCAAAAATGAGCTTCTTTGTCGGTTTATCTTCCCAGAGAAGCCAGGTGCTCTGATGAAATTCTTGGACACCTTTAGCCCACGTTGGAACATTAGCTTGTTCCATTACCGAGGACAG GGTGCAACTGGTGCTAATGTATTGGTTGGTATCCAAGTCCCAAGTGCTGAGATTGATAAGTTTAAGGATCGTGCCAACAGTTTAGGATATGATTACGTGATTGAGACAAATAACAAGGCCTTCCAACTTTTGATGCATTGA
- the LOC122057898 gene encoding GDSL esterase/lipase At5g22810-like — MGFSSSLLGSLVLLVVVHVSHGQPLVPALYMFGDSVVDVGNNNHLITLVRADFPPYGRDFISHKATGRFCNGKLATDLTAENLGFTTYPPAYLSKAAKGNNLLSGANFASAASGYYDKTAKLYHAISLPQQLEYYKEYQTKLQRIAGKSNASSILSEAIYILSAGSSDFIQNYYINPLLNRVYTPDQFSNILLQSFSNFVQNLYGLGARRIGVTTLAPLGCLPASITIFGAGSNECVARLNQDAVSFNNKLNATVESLLESLSGVKIVVFDIYQPLHDLITNPSDYGFFEARKSCCGTGTIETSVLCNKVSVGTCANATGYVFWDSFHPTEAANEIIANDLLLQGISLIS; from the exons ATGGGTTTTTCAAGCTCTCTTTTGGGTTCTTTGGTTCTCCTTGTGGTGGTCCATGTCTCTCATGGGCAGCCTCTTGTTCCTGCATTGTACATGTTTGGGGACTCTGTTGTGGACGTGGGCAACAACAACCACCTCATTACTCTTGTCAGGGCAGACTTCCCTCCTTATGGAAGGGACTTCATCTCACATAAAGCAACAGGAAGGTTCTGCAATGGAAAGCTAGCCACAGACTTAACCG CTGAGAATCTGGGCTTCACTACATACCCACCTGCCTACCTTAGCAAAGCTGCAAAAGGGAACAACCTCTTAAGTGGAGCAAACTTTGCCTCAGCTGCCTCTGGTTACTATGACAAGACAGCAAAATTATAT CATGCCATTTCATTGCCTCAACAGCTTGAGTACTATAAAGAATACCAAACAAAATTACAGAGGATTGCAGGGAAATCGAATGCTTCCTCTATCTTATCTGAGGCTATCTACATTCTGAGTGCTGGGAGCAGCGACTTTATTCAGAACTACTATATTAATCCTCTTCTCAACAGAGTCTACACACCGGATCAATTCTCAAACATCCTTTTGCAATCATTCTCTAATTTTGTCCAG AATCTATATGGTTTGGGAGCAAGGAGGATTGGAGTGACAACACTGGCTCCACTTGGTTGCTTGCCAGCATCCATCACAATTTTTGGTGCTGGGAGCAACGAGTGTGTTGCGAGGTTGAACCAAGACGCGGTGTCATTCAATAACAAGTTGAATGCCACAGTTGAAAGCTTGCTGGAGAGTCTCTCTGGTGTCAAAATCGTCGTCTTTGACATCTACCAACCTCTCCATGACCTCATTACCAACCCTTCTGATTATG GGTTCTTTGAGGCAAGGAAATCTTGTTGTGGGACAGGAACGATAGAGACCTCGGTGTTGTGTAACAAAGTGTCTGTGGGTACATGCGCCAATGCCACTGGGTATGTGTTCTGGGACAGTTTCCATCCCACCGAGGCTGCAAACGAGATCATAGCCAATGATCTCCTCCTCCAAGGCATCTCCCTCATCTCCTAA
- the LOC122057899 gene encoding uncharacterized protein LOC122057899 isoform X1, whose amino-acid sequence MDFSLAALKLLCGQLKHAKGTSSPSAMTLGGIIFQRAWLQGVLISGCEEGRFVLDDGSGIIELFLSKDFLTQDWKTGMYVMVVGLYVARTGDLPLIKAETPQNNVMGTSTCTSDADARTSHIHYGWRMLLWKETKGKKKERRRKKGGRIDQPCPIAGLFLSLSHHPRLCGPHC is encoded by the exons aTGGACTTCAGTTTGGCAGCGTTGAAGCTATTGTGCGGGCAGCTGAAGCACGCCAAGGGGACATCATCACCGTCCGCCATGACCCTCGGCGGCATAATATTCCAGAGAGCTTGGTTGCAG GGCGTTTTGATATCAGGTTGTGAGGAAGGACGTTTCGTTCTAGACGACGGAAGCGGGATCATCGAGCTTTTTCTCTCCAAGGACTTCCTTACCCAAGACTGGAAAACTGGAATGTACGTTATGGTTGTTGGGCTCTATGTCGCTCGTACTGGAGACTTGCCCTTGATTAAG GCTGAAACTCCACAAAACAAcgtgatggggacatccacgTGTACCAGCGACGCCGACGCAAGAACCAGCCACATTCACTATGGCTGGAGGATGCTTTTATGGAAGGAAactaaagggaagaagaaagaaagaagaaggaagaagggaggaagaatcgaccagccttgccctatCGCtggcctctttctctctctctcccatcacCCAAGATTGTGTGGGCCCCACTGCTGA